From Alligator mississippiensis isolate rAllMis1 chromosome 1, rAllMis1, whole genome shotgun sequence:
ATACTGCATCGTGCATGTGGCTCATGGTTAAATTTCagtgctatgttgctgtagcagtgcactaaAATGGAGgagtgcactgctatggtgatgtagctgccaATCATGTCGGCCCACGTGAttactatgtcactgtagctcacCAAATAGTGACATAGCACATCGCTCATCACCATGGGGAGGtgtttagatgtgcccagtaagggtttttgggtaggtgtctacacatgtggagaTTAGAGAGCAGATTTCCTCCCAGTTCCCTGAAGCCCTGCAATGCACCACTGTGGTCACCGGGGGGAGCTTCAGGCTCCCCCTAggtgctagcccagaggctggcagtgAGCACCGGACCAGGAGATAGCTGGCTTTTGGCCCtagggggctgcctgctactggggtggggacaatgtcctcctgccctggcaggagggagctcctggccctggcttcttgatcaggggcatggggcttagaaagagctACAGGAgtcacagtcccctgcccctatCCGCTGGCAggacagctagcagctagcttgctGGTAGCTgacccactggcagattggggcagtggattgggacctgccccacccctgcaactccATGCCTTGATCACCCAATTAAGGCATgaggctgagacctgcccctgactctggcagttcccagccagccttgGATTGTGCAGGAAAGTCTGCATGTGCATCCCAGAGTCAGCTGGGGACTCCCCAAAACAGGACTGTCCCCAGCCACCTCTAGGCTGCACatgcttccccatgcagcctggagctggctgggaactgtctcagtccggggcaggtcccagccagctccaggatgGGCAAGGAACTGTCCCCattcagggagctcccagcatctGCTCTGTTATTGCAATTGCAATTGAGGATTGGTGGCTGAGGAGCTTGTTCCCTACCTAGCTCAatgagcatggagctgcaggGGGAACAGGCTGAAGGGGAAACATgcaccccagcctgttccccctccagctctgtgctcacaaggctgggtgggtggggggaatgagCTCCTCAGCCTCTTCCCCACAACCATCTCTGTGCttatggagctgggtggggaacaagctcctcagtccccaccagcagggagctcccagcaccagtgccatgaccatggagcagctgctgggagatgcttatcttgggctgggagataagggtcttccagCCTGCGCCCCACaactgcagggctcaggctgagagataatcatctcccagcagcagccccatggtggtagatgctgggagataagggtctcctagTCCCCCACTCCCTGTTCATGatggtggagcagggactgggagataaggatttcccagcccctgcttcatgaTTGCAATCTggaagcagggggcttggagctccctgcttctgggacAGGGAGACATAGCTCCCACCCAAGCTTCTGTAGCGGAGCCCGCCCTGGCACTAGGAAGCTCCTGGGGACAAGGAGCTATCTCCCGTCTCCTGATGGACAGCTGACCAGTAGAGATTTGACTCCCGGCCAAGCATCTTCACGAGCACTACGGCACCATTACTAatgctgagtaaatttgctacttgcatttgcaggtagcaaatttattcgggactagggagatttactgtgcacatgcttacttcacagtaaactatgctaattcaCCATTAagtgtctcttgtagatgtgccccttgtgtTATATTATGATAATATTTCCATTTATATGATCACTTTCTTTTTTACCCCTCAAGAATCTTTGCCTTCCTCAGTGCATGGTCTCAGAAGTAAGTAGAAAATTTTAGACAAAACCTTCCCAAACCACTTAGATTGAAGAAGACATATAGTCTAACCAGATTGTTCTTGCAAATGTTAGGTAAAGCATATTTAATCAAATTTATAGAAAACCAGAGGCAGCCTCACCATATCTTGCAAAACGAATCAGGATATCTGCCTGTCCTGAGAAAACTTGTTGGAACGTCAATGGAGTTACATCACTCCAGACCTTAAAAgcctttttaattatttcattcACTACAAAACGGGGGAGATCAGGTGTATAATTGATAAACCTATaggtaagaaaaagaaacaaaatactgttttttaaggtatggaaaaaataatttaaaaaaaatgctgaaatagAACAAACCTGTAAGTTAAATACGTCTTCTTCCATCTTGGATTTCCAGGAAATGTTGTGAAATCCATTACATCCGGGACACCACATCTTGGCTGATTCATCACTTCTTCTGTTTCTGAATTTAATTTTCCTGTTGCAGTCAGATGGAAAAATCTTTGCATTGTTTTAATTCTCTCTTCTAAAGTCTGGCCTCCTGCTTTATTAGAGGGTGGAAAGAACCTGTCAAGATAATTCTAggaaaaaattgaaaagaaacaTTTGTATGCACCTCCATTACATTGTATATGCCACATACTAAAGTTGTGCTTTAGGGTGATAGTTACACATGAAGAGTCATGTGATCAGCAAGTATAGGATCATTTCAAGTGGTGCTCATTCCTCTCAACTCTTATTATTTGTGATACGGGTTTCAGTGGGCCAGCACTCTGCAGAATCAAGTTTTAAAATGGTAAAGAATATGCATGGAAAATAAATTGAGACCATTTGATTAAAGTACTAGAAAAAGAACTAGCTTGTAGATGTGCTCTCCAAAAAATGATGCACTCCAGAAAACGATATCCAAATATAAAAGATATTcttaccacattttttttttcagttggcaTACAAACCAACAGCTAAGTATCCTAAAAGAGGAAGTGATTTCATAGATAGTACTTTTCTAATAACAAAATGAAGATAtagaggaagaaaataaaaatattctgaaatcATCTTGGTGTTAAAATATTCacttacattttattttgataatTATATGTTTAATAGATGAAGGGCTGAAATATTTCTGcagaacattttatttatttgggaAAAATACAggctaaaattaatatttaatatctccaagatgaaatattttaaatattagttTCTAAATAGTATTTTATATCACATTTTACCTACATTTAATTTTAGAAAGAGCCCTCCCCTCAGAATCAAAATATCTCTTTTTGTTAATGAAATATTGCTTTTGCTtcaagattgatttttttttccactgggcacatctacatgtggccATACAGCaccgttgttactgcaccatcatttagtacttccttctgaaagtactaaatgacagcgcaaTAACAGCCCGTGCTAAAACATGCCAGCCAtgtatggttatttttagctgctatgtcactgtagcagcgCGCTATAATGAAGGAGCACATTGCTACGGTAACGTAGTTgcggcatcacagtttttgcccgtggatgctacagtgacatagcatcacatgtagacacatccatttTATAGGAAAACAAACATCATTTCAAGTgaatccaaatatttttttttttaatttcagctttTTTGATCCATAAAATCACTTACGCTTGTGTCTACAGTTTTAATCTTATTTTAGATAAGTAAACTTTGGAATTCTATTCTGCTTTCTTTTATGAGATATATAGGTAATGAATACATTAATTATTACTTGTGGAGTTTTAGGAACCTGATTCTTTTTTTACACTAAAGACCCTTTATTATAATCTAGCATTAAAATTAACAGACATTTATACCTAACTTGAAATCCTTTTATTCTACCAGATCAATATAAAAGAGCATTAATAAACCAGGCATCTATCTGTATTTCTTAGAACTGGAAATGTATAGTTTGGCATAGTAAATTACTCTTATGACACTTTATAAATAGAAGATGTCATTTGCCAATATGTTCCCAGTGAATAAATTATAGACTGTTAGCAAGATATAAAGAagctacattttattttaaaaaatagaaggACTTTATAATATTGGCCTTGGATTTATGGACTCTCCAGAGAATTTTGAGATTCCCCAAATGCAAAGCAGTATTAGTTTGACAACAGGTGTAGTAATAGGAGGAAACAGGAGAGAGTTCAAGGGTATGGTGAGTCTATTAATTAAGTATATTTCTGGTGCTTGTTTTATACCAAATAAAGCTGATATAGGTCAGATTAAAAGTTTTCTAATATTTGTCATAAATGTCTAACTCATGAATAATTATAATTTATCTTTATGGCTAACTGTTATTTCACCAAGTGCTATGAAATAACCTGCCATTCTCCATAATAtatgcatatctatctatctatctatctatctatctatctatctatctatccagtAATAGCTAGGCACCACCTGTGCAAGTGGTCCTCCTGTTTACTTTTACAGGACTTTGTTGGACATTGGATTCTAAAGACTTCTAAACCAATATGATACTTATAAAGATTCGCTCCTCCTTACAGAACTGTGACACTTGGGTACAGCTATGACTAGATGAGTTCAGCCTGTTGTTATTAAAATACTATTTTAATCTTATTGAAATATTATAGAACTTTATTGGACAGAAGGCTACCTAAAATCAATTAAATTACTTTATGAATGAATTTGGCCCTTTGGTTTTAGAGACCCCATGTATTGGATTATTTGAAATTGTTCTTATAGTAGATGCTTTTTAAAGTCCCACTAAAAGAATTATCTTCTTTCTTCTTGTGCATAACAGAAATACGGGCCTGTatctcttttgaaaatcttactTCAGCTACTTTTGAAAAATTTACCCTATCTCTACCAATTTTCGGAAACAAACCTGTAATATCTAAAGTCCtatacaaatgaaaataaaatgaagccatacattttctgaaaagaaataatgattAGGATGTAGACTGAAAGTAAAATACTAGGATATTCAGGTTGCACTACTCAGCCCCATTTATAACATACCTGCATCTGTGATAAGGCTCTGGAGCTCCATGGTGCTGGTTTAAGTGGTATTGGAAGACCAAGGCTGCTAAGTAGAAAAAGTACAGTGCAGAGTAAAATGAATTTCATAGTGTGTTACCAAAGTATCTTTGCTAACAAAGAAATTCTTTGGCTGTTCATATCTAATGATCTTTGCTGTAGTGCTTATATAGGCCCTTATTGTTGCATGTGGTAATCATCTACATGACTCATATGTAGGTTAGCTAATTATTGTAATACTGTTATAGTGTCATTATTCTGAAATGTTAACAAAGAAATGTTAACCAAGTCTTTTTGTTGACACTTCAGGTGAGGTCATATCAACAAAGCAAGGAGCCAACTTTGGATCTCTCTCCTTTCATGCTATGCAGGTACTAAAACCACAGGGGCACAGGGAAGTTAGCTTTCTCAACCTTGGTCAATTAATTCAGTTACTATACAATCTCAGTTTATTTCAGCTTCCCCAAAGTTCCCTGTTGCTATCAAGACACATTTCAACAGTTGTTTGGCAGATAGGTTACTTGTACTGTTTGAGACAGAGGAcgtgattagtggaacattagtATTGTGGGACTGAAACTAGCTACACTTCATTTTACTTAAAAACATCTCTTTCAGTTTTCAGGTCCAAGTCCCAATGTCAGTCATGCTAAACTACCAAAAATCTAGTGTAAATCTGCTCTAGTCAATAAGATTTTTTCAGATTTAACTGAGATGAGAATCTGGATCTTTTCTCTATGTAGAAATAGGAGATTATGGTAAATCTTGATGTCTTTTACCACAAATACAGTGGGAACTCGGGAGTTTTTCTGAAAGACTAAGGAGCCATGTTCTATCCTCATTTATATTAGTACAACCTTCTAGATCTCAATGAGCAATGAGAGCAAAATCTGGCATAAACCATATCTCTGGGGTCCTAAGCCAGTGTCTAGTCTCATCAAATTCCATGGAAGTCCactgaaaataattaatttttgttCCACTGTCTGTATCGGGTCAAATTTTGGCTCCTAGTCTCTTTTTGGAGGCACATTTTTATAATGGTACTCCCAATCTGGTGGAAGAGGACAGATGGTTCTTTAGCTAGTCAGAACCATCTGTCCCTTTCCTCCAGATTAGGAGCAGTATCTGGTGCTCTAGCTAGTGATATAGTTCCATTGTGTTTCTAATTAGGAGTGATCATCTGCAtgaaatgaaggaaaaggaaTGTAGCGTCTGATCCAACTCCTACTGATATTAATAGAAAGACTCCTCTTGACTTCATTGGGTATTGAGTGGTGCCCCAATAAAGCTGGATTATGCAGCTCTCTCCGGAACAGTTTTTCAAGGTATCTGGCTTGCTATTGATGTGGAAAATGAGTACCaaccaaaaactctgctctgtgacaatttggttagtatgggccttgcagagggtacacaccctaccctatctctttaggtaacccaagttagatacattcctgagggagggggggaacctGCTTACTCTGTCTACATGACTGGAATCGCAtatctgggtgaggggcttacgaTCCCTATTgttaagcaatgccaacctgattgggagggggctagagaccctgccagtctgcccagcaaccagtgatgcatttcaaattggttggctggcagccaacaggtgctggcttccATTGGACTTGTAAATGAGATCacaaggtctatataagttaaggactgcccaggaggaaggcagcagtagccatgatgaaaactcagagagagaagagctataccatctgaaactttctctctctcttgaaactcatgatcaatgaactgcctgcctccaatgggaatctccacctgcctctgaatgatacttgtgagtaagctacctgagatctaactagatatatagctttcagtaactcagatgcatgatcaaaggctatcccagccaccctgtttgctctatgggatttctctgatactgctcaTCCCAGtatcctattccaaacctaccccttgtaaccaataaagttctcctttgaacctagcatgggagacttattgggagtgggtctagattatgccttaaGGTCCttttggtttggctgactaagggagactactaTTTGTACTtgttcttgaagtgggtcaagtacTCTCAAGGACAACTAGGTCTGTGTTTCCCGGGggacacagagccaggatcagaccagaccctgggtggtggcagccctacccccaggctagtgggtgtgctccaggaagggggtcagacagacatgaggtgcccccagagAGACATtcgcacagtgaggtgggtggcttagtACAGAAGCACCCACTCCTGGCCTGCCACACAGGCCCAGCATGGGGGAGGACTAGGCCCAAGGGTGGGAAGAAGCCAGCccactgtggcaggggcagcagcaggcctggggcCAACCTGGCAGTGTTGGGAGAACAAGAAGAACAGGAGGAGTGGGCTCGGAGCTGATGGGTCgaggaaggggagtgggagaggagtgggtCCAGGCCCAAGGggtcctcttctccccaccacgTGGAGCCTGGGCccacccttccccttccaccacccccaccactgtaGTGTGACTGCTATTCTCCCAACCCACATCgggcccgctcctccccccaccactgccgtgTTGTCCCTGCAGATGGCGATGATGGAAGGGTAGAGAGATGGGCCAAGGCCAGAGCCATGGCCTGGCCCCCCACCTGTGGCATCCCAAACCCACCCTGCCCTAAGCTGCCACCGCCATCACCTACAAGCTCTGGTGGCCTTGCCCCACCCTCCATCCTTGCCAc
This genomic window contains:
- the LOC102564382 gene encoding matrilysin, whose amino-acid sequence is MKFILLCTVLFLLSSLGLPIPLKPAPWSSRALSQMQNYLDRFFPPSNKAGGQTLEERIKTMQRFFHLTATGKLNSETEEVMNQPRCGVPDVMDFTTFPGNPRWKKTYLTYRFINYTPDLPRFVVNEIIKKAFKVWSDVTPLTFQQVFSGQADILIRFARYAHGDSNPFDGNGGILAHAFAPGSGIGGDAHFDEDEQWSEYNRGVNLFLVAAHEFGHSLGLGHTNVRGALMFPTYSFINPEAFSLSYDDRQGIQSLYGPKRDNF